A window from Prinia subflava isolate CZ2003 ecotype Zambia chromosome Z, Cam_Psub_1.2, whole genome shotgun sequence encodes these proteins:
- the LOC134563746 gene encoding ketosamine-3-kinase-like isoform X1 encodes MEDELKRALGTAVLRPTGHTGAGCISQGQSYDTDHGRVFVKSSSRSEARRMFEGEMASLEAIWKTQVIKVPKPIKVIDLPGGSTAFAMEHLEMRGLNRHSALLGTQLADLHLHNQKLGEKLKREGSTVGKGQGQMEVQFVDQFGFHTVTCCGYLPQVNDWQSDWVTFFARQRIQPQMDMVEKESGDREARELWAQLQLKIPSFFCDVEIIPALLHGDLWGGNVAEDDSGPIIFDPASFYGHAEYELAIAGMFGGFSSSFYSAYHGKIPKAAGFEKRLKLYQLFHYMNHWNHFGSGYRGSSLNIMRNLVK; translated from the exons ATGGAGGACGAGCTGAAGCGAGCGCTCGGCACGGCCGTGCTGCGGCCGACCGGGCACACGGGGGCTGGCTGCATCAGCCAGGGCCAGAGCTACGACACGGACCACGGCCGGGTGTTCGTGAAGAGCAGCTCTCGGTCGGAG GCCAGAAGAATGTTTGAGGGAGAAATGGCAAGTCTGGAAGCCATCTGGAAAACACAGGTGATAAAAGTGCCCAAACCTATCAAAGTTATAGACCTGCCTGGGGGCAGTACTGCGTTTGCGATGGAACATTTGGAAATGAGGGGCTTGAACAG aCATTCAGCACTGCTTGGAACTCAGCTGGCTGATCTTCACCTTCATAACCAGAAACTTGGAGAGAAGCTGAAGAGAGAAGGGAGCACAGTTG GTAAAGGTCAAGGGCAAATGGAAGTCCAGTTTGTGGATCAGTTTGGCTTTCATACAGTTACCTGCTGTGGTTATCTTCCACAG GTGAATGATTGGCAGAGTGACTGGGTGACCTTCTTTGCCAGACAAAGGATCCAGCCCCAGATGGACATGGTCGAAAAGGAATCAGGTGACAGAGAAGCAAGAGAACTTTGGGCACAGCTTCAG CTGAAGATACCCAGTTTTTTCTGTGATGTTGAAatcattcctgctctcctgcacgGGGATCTCTGGGGAGGAAATGTAGCTGAGGATGATTCTGGTCCGATTATCTTCGATCCGGCTTCTTTCTATGGCCATGCAGAGTACGAGCTTGCAATAGCTGGGATGTTTGGTGGCTTCAGCAgttctttttattctgcttaTCATGGTAAAATTCCCAAAGCTGCAGGATTTGAGAAACGCCTGAAGCTTTATCAGCTGTTCCACTACATGAACCACTGGAACCACTTTGGTTCAGGATACAGAGGGTCTTCTTTAAATATTATGAGAAATCTTGTAAAGTAA
- the LOC134563746 gene encoding ketosamine-3-kinase-like isoform X2 gives MEDELKRALGTAVLRPTGHTGAGCISQGQSYDTDHGRVFVKSSSRSEARRMFEGEMASLEAIWKTQVIKVPKPIKVIDLPGGSTAFAMEHLEMRGLNRHSALLGTQLADLHLHNQKLGEKLKREGSTVGKGQGQMEVQFVDQFGFHTVTCCGYLPQVNDWQSDWVTFFARQRIQPQMDMVEKESGDREARELWAQLQLKIPSFFCDVEIIPALLHGDLWGGNVAEDDSGPIIFDPASFYGHADTLSFLLLRLQKYE, from the exons ATGGAGGACGAGCTGAAGCGAGCGCTCGGCACGGCCGTGCTGCGGCCGACCGGGCACACGGGGGCTGGCTGCATCAGCCAGGGCCAGAGCTACGACACGGACCACGGCCGGGTGTTCGTGAAGAGCAGCTCTCGGTCGGAG GCCAGAAGAATGTTTGAGGGAGAAATGGCAAGTCTGGAAGCCATCTGGAAAACACAGGTGATAAAAGTGCCCAAACCTATCAAAGTTATAGACCTGCCTGGGGGCAGTACTGCGTTTGCGATGGAACATTTGGAAATGAGGGGCTTGAACAG aCATTCAGCACTGCTTGGAACTCAGCTGGCTGATCTTCACCTTCATAACCAGAAACTTGGAGAGAAGCTGAAGAGAGAAGGGAGCACAGTTG GTAAAGGTCAAGGGCAAATGGAAGTCCAGTTTGTGGATCAGTTTGGCTTTCATACAGTTACCTGCTGTGGTTATCTTCCACAG GTGAATGATTGGCAGAGTGACTGGGTGACCTTCTTTGCCAGACAAAGGATCCAGCCCCAGATGGACATGGTCGAAAAGGAATCAGGTGACAGAGAAGCAAGAGAACTTTGGGCACAGCTTCAG CTGAAGATACCCAGTTTTTTCTGTGATGTTGAAatcattcctgctctcctgcacgGGGATCTCTGGGGAGGAAATGTAGCTGAGGATGATTCTGGTCCGATTATCTTCGATCCGGCTTCTTTCTATGGCCATGCAGA caccCTGAGTTTTCTACTGTTAAGATTACAAAAATATGAGTGA